The genomic DNA TGAGCACTAACTAAAGATATCAATTTTAATTTTCGTCCACAAATattcaattattattttttaagatTTAATATTGGACTTACATCATATTTAAAGTTGAAACTCATTCTTATTTTCTAATGGATATCCAAACATTAATACATTATATGTTTATGTACAAAATGTATAATTTTATGGTTGTAGAGAATTTTACGCATTTAAGAATTaaggatttattttagaattttaaaaaattacaattgtaatataaataatatatttttgaaaaaatcacaaaaaaatatCTAAGTTATGCCAATTataacaaaacaaaattttattatttaacaaacTTGTCTCTTTAAATGGACATTTACTTTCATCACAATCGTTTAACTTTTTTTTGTCTCGCGTTATAGTATCTAATCTCAATGACATCGTTATTTTTACACCAAGTGCAAGTAAACGATCGGCCATTCAAAATgactaaatataattattatttttccaaCAACTtagatataaatttaataatattataataatatattattaaaatttgcaTATATCAATCCAATTCTATTTGGACGTTTATGTGtaaataaaattgttattatttGATTAAAAAAACCATGTTTATTGattttccttttaaatatttttaatcatgCATGACAAGTTTTAGCccaagttaaaaaataaaaataaaaactatcaAAATTGTATCAAATAAAGTCTATCACATATGTATGGGAAGttacaattttaaaatataaatatctatttaaaaatcatatacaataatatagatatcacataacgtaataaaatatgtaaaataaaattaaaatgtataaaaatataaaaaattaattgaatggTAAATTAAAGATTTTATTAATGTAATTGACATGGGTTTAAATCccattatatacatatttttattgatttattctttaaagtaaaCATACTAAAATCCCTTTGaataatattacttattttaaattgaatcaatcagagtttaaataatagtataaatttaGTACTCAAGTTTGATACATTTTTCTAATGTGATATATATGTTTTTCTATTAAATATTGTATATGCATTTGATAAAAGTTATACATTTTGGTATCAAAGTGTAACAATGtaacttttaatatttaataCAAGTCATGGGGTTATTTTATGAAAGTTAATTGTGAATATTATTAGGTCCGGAATTGTCGAGAtattgttaataaaataaaattagcatTTGTTGTGAACTTGTTTAACTTGTCAACTTGTTTAACATTGTATTTAAATTATGATTGTCATGATTATTTCGAGTTTTagggttaatttaataaaagttcGTTATTAACGAGGACAATATAAAATTTGGCTCTTAAACTTGACATCTAAGTCTACTTTGGTACTTGTACTTTTTTAGGGTTCACTTTGGTACATAAACTAGGCAACTAGAGCAATTTGGTCATTTAACTTGTATTTTGTCGAGATTTAATGATATGAACAGTGTTCTTAGAATATGATTAGATTGGTTGGTTGGACCTATTAAATTAAGAATCAACTGGTATACTGGTCCAAACAAATGGGTTGAATCGATTGAATGGAAATTACTCGAGATCAGGAAAAATTAAAAACTAGAACAAAAACAAGTTGAACTGTTTGataactttttatttaaaaatgacttttaattaaatattaaattattattggtCTAGTAATTGAATCGATCAAACAAAGTAAATCGAGAACCAATAATCTAACTGGTTTAACCATTGGTTTGGTTATCAGAATACTGTACACAACACTCTAAGATTATACCACGACATcacttgaaaatttatataaattttttaaattattaaattttcaagTGATGTGGCACAATATTAAAGTGCAACATCATCAaacttttcatatttttcaaGTTTAAGGACCAAAATGAATTTAGTTGCTAAGTTTAGGTACTAAAATAGATTAAAAAGAGTACAAACACCAAAGTGGACCTAAAATCATATTATCCCTCataagtttaggggcaaaaattcatattatcatttattaatattattagttgatgatgatttttattaaatcaaccccAGTGACAgaatcaaaaaatatttttttaggagccgaaattaaattgtatagttttacaatagtaaaaaatataatttcaccattttaatagtttatatctttataatttataaatgactaaattaaaattttatcattttagaaggtcaaagtataattttatcattaataatttaaaattttataaattataaaaaaatctaaATGACTTAGCCCTGCCAGCCCTAACTCCACCACTGATGAACCCTAAAACCCGAATAAATTACAAAAGAATTTACATAATTATTTTCAGATATTAAAAGATGTATTTTTTTCAAATACAAATACAAGCACCACATTAAAAGTTTCAAAATTAAGTAGTAATTATTGTATATTGGGCCTTGAATAAAGCTCATGAAGAATATCTGAGAACCCAAATTAGCCTTAACCCATTTTCTGTGTACATAAAATGCGTAAAACCCTTGTTTCTCCATTTCCCTAACAAACCGGGAAGTGGAAACCCTTGAACTCCAAACTCTAAAGCATTTGAAGAATTTCACTAGAGAGGTTCGTTTGCATCACCTTTTTTAAATTCAGGCACTTATTCTTCTGCGTTTATTTTCTGGGTTTTTTCCCCCTTAACTCTTCTTTTCTTTGTTCTTATTCTGATCGTAACTCAAAACGTTTTGTCTCTTGGTTTTCTTTTTTATTCATaaacaacttgaatttttttattatcgaAGATGGAAATTGATTCCGAGTCGGAAAAACCAAGTGTTAAAACCCCAGAAGAAGGCGGTTCAATGCAAATGAGTTCCTCGGGAAAAAAGGTACCTAAACGGGTTCGTCCTTTAATGAAGTAATTTCAAGTCAAaacatttgaaaattaaaaaaagaacgtCAGTTACTATTATTCTAATTCTGGGCAGTTCTTGTTATCTGTATTGGATTATTTGATTTCATTATGTTAGGGAGACGATGATGAAAAAGAGCAGCTTGCTGGTATTATGGACAAGTTAAATATCGAGTCGTCTTCGTCCGGTTTCAAGAAAAAACCAGTAATTATCATTGTTGTTGGAATGGCAGGTAAACTAAGAAAGTTGAATTGGGTGTTctttaaatgtttaatttatgTTGCATGTTTGATCTGTAAATGAAGTTCAGGTTGCCTGTAAGTTGTTTTGAGTAAATTTGAGTATTGAAATATGTCGTTTGATTCGATTAGGGAGTGGGAAAACGACGTTTCTTCATAGGCTTGTTTGCCATACTCAAGCTTCAAatattaggggttatgtgatgaATCTTGACCCTGCTGTAATGACCCTTCCATTTGGTGCTAATATTGATATAAGAGATACAGTTAAATACAAGGAAGTTATGAAGCAATTCAATCTTGGACCTAATGGTGGAATCCTTACATCACTCAATTTATTTGCTACCAAATTCGATGAGGTAAAGCTTCTGAACTTTATGCATTAGGTTTTGTGATATGAATCGTTAAAACACTGCAAAGGCTTTTTGTGCTAGGAAGAGTTGTCTCCATCTCTTACATTTACTTTTAAAATAACTGTTGAGGGGAGGTCATTCTCTGGGCTGGTCTTGACGCTCAATGGAGGTATTGTTCCTGGGTAACTATGCCAAGTGGTGGTGTTCTTACCCACCAATGCCCTTTAAGGGCATGGTTTTGAACCCTTCAAGGCCAAATGCTAAACTTTTCCTTGGTGGTGAGATGCTCTCACAAGCTCTGTGAACAAGTTTGGGCTTTCCTCGGAGTCGTGAGACAAAACTTGAGGTTAAAACCGAGCATAGACACCTCAGGCACAACACCTCCTTTGAGGGTCCAGGACCAGCCAAAGAGTAACTTCCCTCAACAATAACCTTTTGGATCAAAATGTTTGAACCGGATAATGGCTAGCTTTGTTGTAAAGTTTATAACATCATATGTTATGATGCATGTGCATGTAGAGTTGCATTGATATTTGTAGCTGTTTTTATTTCTGTTCCTTGATGTGCTTGTACCTTTCATATGGCATGTCATGTATACGACTTCTGCAAATATCCAATCTCAGGTTATATCAGTAATTGAGAGGCGAGCAGATCAACTCGACTATGTTCTTGTGGATACTCCCGGGCAGATTGAGATATTTACTTGGTCTGCTTCAGGAGCTATCATTACAGAAGCATTCGCTTCAACGTTTCCTACTGTTGTCACTTACGTAGTTGATACACCTCGTTCATCAAGTCCGGTTACCTTCATGAGCAACATGCTTTATGCTTGTAGCATACTTTACAAGACACGGTTGCCTCTTGTATTAGCATTCAACAAGGTTGATGTTGCACAACATCAGTTTGCTTTGGAGGTatatttattttttcatattaGATGCAAATATTTTGTTTACTCAGATAAATATCTGTCAATTGTGCTTCGATTGTGATTGCACGATTGATCTGCAACCACTTCTATTGGTTATTGAACTTCTATGGAACACCATTTTTCAGGGTTCTTAAGTTTTACTGTTTCCAGCTTTTTCTTGTTGACATGCAATATATACAATGCGCAGATAGcttgattattgaaattattCTGTGCAGTGGATGGAAGATTTGAGACATTTCAAGCGGCGATAAGTTCAGATACTACGTACACATCAACTCTAACTCAGAGCCTCTCGCTCTCTCTTGATGAATTTTACAAGAATTTACGATCGGTTGGAGTGTCAGCGATTTCTGGTGCTGGAATGAATGAATTCTTTAAAGCCATTGAAGCCTGTGCCGAGGAATACATGGAAACTTACAAGTATAGCCTCCCTCTTTTAATTTTGTGAACTCTGATCCGGAGTATTTTTTAAGTTTATATGGTAATAACCCAAAATTTGTAGGGCTGATCTGGACAAGAGACGAGCAGAAAAACAACGCCTAGAGGAAGAACGCGGAAAGAGAGCATGGATAAGTTGAGGAGGGATATGGAACAAACCAGAGGCGAAACTGTTGTCTTGAGTACTGGTTTGAAGGACAAAGATGGAAGAAGAAATTCAATGATGGATCCTGAAGATGAAGTGGAAGAACCAGAAGATGAAGATGATTATGACAGGTTCACCGACGAGGATGAAGATCTTATCGAGGATGATGAAGATGAAGAGATTGCCAGGTTCTCCTTTTAGGAATTGTTTAACACCGGCAAGTCTAGCATCTACGATCAAATTGAACCGGATTTGTTGTGTCAGTAAATTCTCTTTAAACTAAACTTCTTGCATGACCTACCCCAATCTATGATCTATGCATTATTTTGGGTGAAAATTGTAGGGTGCTTAAGAACAAAATGTTTTTGGATgaaaatgtttatatattttgttcATATAGGACTCGGTAGATGCTCGTTTTAAGCTTACCTTGCAGGTATGTGATGTAGTGGTGAAAAGAatggaaaaaaattaattgaaattaatcAAAAAACCAACTTTAGTTACGAGGATATCGATTCGACCAATTATCTATCTTTTTGCTCAAATGTTTAGGTACCCCCAGAAGCTGTTCTTTCTTCAAAGAGCATAATGACTAGATAATCCAATGTGTTACATAAGGTAAATTTTGTATAATTGTTTTGTATTTCAAAAATTCCATTTCCTTTATGCAAAAACCTAATATCGGATCAGATGAGACGATCGAAGAACACCATGTATTGATGGCATATTGAAAAAGTGACTAAAGCCCTAACATTCTTCTCTCTTTAACTTTCATTGTCAACTCTTCCTCTGATGGAAGTTTTCCACCAGTCCTTGTGGTTGCGAGCAACCATGCGGTAAGCTCATCCTGCGAAACGGTTTAATTAATGTCATCAACAATGTAGACAAGATGCATGCTAGCAAATTCCGGTCTTTGTTCCAAGCAGGCAAATAGGGGGTTAAAACAATCAAGTCGGGTTGGTTTTTACCTCGAGAAAGTCGTGGTTGGAGATGTATTGGCTATCGACCGAGCATTTCATCCCCCCTACATTAACAACAATGGACTTATTGGAATTTTGTTGTGCAACCTGACTGTTTGCCTCTgaaaatttaacaagaaacaaaaatggTAACatcaaaatattataatatgCAAATAATTCACTATTAATCAATGATAAAACCGTTAACGATATGGTGTCAAAACCTGCTATGCAGGCGACATAATATCCGGTTCCTCCTAAACCTTCCTCCCATTTCCTGAGCCGCAAACGGAGGAAAAAACCTTTGAGATGCAAGATCGATGGTTCCATATTCTTCCATCTGATACCAATGTAGCATTAAAAATCAAAACATCAGTTTTTAAGAATGCTTAAGAATCAAGTTTTTCATGGTTTTAAAATGAATTTACGAATGTAAAATGATGCTCCACTTACTTTAGGACGTCTGTCCGTGACAAACGAAGCATCCTCACTGCTTTGAAGATAGCCTTTGGTGTATCCGAAACCTGTTGATTGATGAAATTACCCCAAGGTTTGATTTCCTTGTAACTCAAACTTACATATTCCTTATTCATATCTGTGTTTGATCTCATTTTGTCTGCAATAATTTCATAGAGAGTACTTGGGCCTTTTCCGGTATCAATCTGAGTGGCATTTCCAGCAATTGCGTCTCGGTTTTTGTCTAAAAGTTCCGTATTTACTTCAAGTCTAGCCAAAGAAGAGGCTCTACATGCAGAGTGATGTTGAACTCTTGATGCTGAAGGGCAGGCAATAGCCCAATGACCAAGTTCAAAGCATCTAAAACACACACAAGGTAGTCGTTTGTATCTATTAGATGACTTCATATTCCTCAGAAGATGTTCAATCTCAGTATCGGTTATCTCCGGACAATTCTGCAAATGATGGCCTTCTCTTCCACAAAAGAAACAGGTGACAGTCGATGAAATTCGATTCTCAGATATACTGGAAGGCATGATCTGCTTAAGAACATCTAATCTCCTAACGAAATGAGAAGCTATCATCTGTGAGTCTTCTGATCTAAATGAGCGTAAACCGGTGGATGCCTCCTCTTCGGGCTTGTTAGAAACATTAACATCATTTCGGGGGCAAAGATCAGGTTTCATGCAGTCACTCAAGCACTCAACAGCACCATCGGTATCCCGGTTCAATAACGAGCTAGAAGCCTTGGGAGTAAACCGAGTTATCCACAAACTCCCTTGAAGGTTGCTTTTGTAACCAATGTTACGAAATGTCTTTGCTTCAGATGATGGATCTGAATCAATGTTCTCGGTTTTCATTTTACGTTTACCTAAAGAAGAACTACTGCTTCCTCTATCTTTCTCCACACCCATGGCAATATTTGCCTCACTACTTCTCTTACTCGGAGACGAAGTAATCAATGCAATCTTTGGCCGGGTCGGCGGACCTACTCTGCTGCCACAAATCGGTTCTTTGAACCTTTCATTAAACACATTAAGGAAGTTAAAGTTTTCTCCGTGACAAGCGATTGGAGTAGCATCGACGTTACAAATCTTGTTAGTCAGCTCAAGTCCGGCTTGATCATTTTCACTTTGTGGTGTTGTTCCTTGAACCTTAGTCTTCGGAGAGTATATCGAGTGAAAAATAGATTGAAAACCAGTATTTCCATGCCCCGGATTTTGTATCTTATCACCTGCATCAAGATTCCCGATGTGGCCCTTGTGTGAGTGATTCGTATTTGCAGCAGTAGTAGTAAGAAGCAAAGATGGAGTCTCGTCTTTTGGTTTCGAAAACCCTTTCATCATGTTGGATATCCAGTTCATGAAGGAACCATCGTGTTTTTTCAATCTTTTGCTCCCCACAATCAACTGTTGCTCAAAGCCCCACTTTTTTTCGCCTACGCTGTTGCAACTCTCGACGCTCTCATGGCTGTCATCTTTCGACATCATTCCTTTAACATCCCCATCAGATAAagccttttccttcccttttcttCTATATCTACAGATTCCACTATTAGTTGGAGAATGTTTACTAGCGGAAATCTCCTTATTGAGCCGAGATATCTTTTCAGCTTCAAATGCAGATTCCGAACTCGAAACTTTACTCGTTGCAACACATTCATTATCACCTACACCCTGCAAATCATTTTCAGCAGGGGTTGCCACATTTTTCTCTTGAGATCTGGACAACTGAGTCCGACAACCAACATCTCTTGGATCATTCTTTCCAGCAAGATTTACCAAGGCAGCAGTTCCTATAGGAGAGTTACCATTATCGGTCTGCAGTTCATGACACAACTCGGTTTTGTCGTTTCCCAGATTGTCTATATCAGAAACTTTAGTATTCAGAATGGGGAAAGCCAAGGACGATGTATTTATATTTTGTTCGTCTATAGGCTTTTCATCGATAGATCTTGCAGATGTATCGATTTCTTGCAGCGAACGAACTGCATTGCTCGGTCCTGCTGTGTCCTGGACAAGGCAACGTTTATTCTCCAAAAAGCTGCATTCTGTACATTTGAGACAGAGACCTTTGTGCGGAGACCAAACTATTTCGGACAAGGGATCGGTCGCCGCAAATGTCATGCCGATCCTCGAAGTTGCATTTGCACCTGCACCTGCACCGAGATCATTGCTTGACCTTCTCTCGATCCTGCGACCCGAATACCCCAGCGCCAGTCGTAAATCAGTCACCGGCTCTACGTTCTTCTCGTTCTCCATGTTCGATTTCGTTCGATGATCCATTCGATCCGCGATCCTGAAATCGGAGGAAAAGAATCTAATCTCATGTAGAACATAGCAAGTGAACCACCATGGATAAGGTAATTTAATCAGCAAAATTATCAAACATATAACAATCATATCCATGTCTAACATATACTCAAGTATGACTATGGAATATATAATACTCTAAATATATGAAAAGTTCATAAAAATGGAGCATATCCTTATCATATCCGAATTCAAGTAACATAAAATACGTTCTAATATTGCTACTAAACAAGAAAATCTTATGAAATTCTGATAATTACATCAGAAACAACATATAGTTGAGAGAAATAAAATTTACAGCAAAAACCCATAAGAAATGAAGCTTTAATCAATGGCGATCCACATACCTCTTGCATAAATATAAATTCCTTTGGCAGATTCCTTTTATAAAGTTCTCATGAAGATCTAACAATTCAAAAAAAGGTTGATaagtaaaagaaggaaaatatTTCTAAAAGGGAAGTTAATATGAAATTTAGGAAAAAAGATGGCTGCCGCCATGGATGAGGCATGCTAGTTTGCAAGCTTTTTTTTAAGAAAGATTCTTGGGTATGAGGTTCAGAAGTTGACACGTGGACTCCTGGCATGCCTCACATTATTATTTTCGGAAAAACGCCTTTTCAGTCTCTCTCAATTTCTAAATTGAACAAATTGGTCCCAAGTAATTTAATTCTTGTCAATTTTAAAAATGAGCAACTAAGGACAATTAGTCACACTGTTAATCTCTTTCATCAATTTTGCATAATTTTAAGTAGTATAACAACAAATTTAGCCTTAAAtatttacatgttttgtcaaTTTGGTCTTGATTCTAAAAAGATCAACAAATTTAGTctcaacatttatatatttaCACAAATGTTGCAAGTTAATTTTGTTAAATCTTGATCACATTGACAAAAATATCTAAACTTTGAGAGTTAAGTTTATTATTATACCGATCAAAATTACGTACAATTGACAAAAACAATAACATCAAGACTAGTTATCCTTAATTGCTTGCTTTCGAAATTTATAGGGATCAAACTGC from Gossypium arboreum isolate Shixiya-1 chromosome 9, ASM2569848v2, whole genome shotgun sequence includes the following:
- the LOC108465653 gene encoding LOW QUALITY PROTEIN: GPN-loop GTPase QQT2 (The sequence of the model RefSeq protein was modified relative to this genomic sequence to represent the inferred CDS: inserted 2 bases in 2 codons) produces the protein MEIDSESEKPSVKTPEEGGSMQMSSSGKKGDDDEKEQLAGIMDKLNIESSSSGFKKKPVIIIVVGMAGSGKTTFLHRLVCHTQASNIRGYVMNLDPAVMTLPFGANIDIRDTVKYKEVMKQFNLGPNGGILTSLNLFATKFDEVISVIERRADQLDYVLVDTPGQIEIFTWSASGAIITEAFASTFPTVVTYVVDTPRSSSPVTFMSNMLYACSILYKTRLPLVLAFNKVDVAQHQFALEWMEXFETFQAAISSDTTYTSTLTQSLSLSLDEFYKNLRSVGVSAISGAGMNEFFKAIEACAEEYMETYKADLDKRRAEKQRLEEERXKESMDKLRRDMEQTRGETVVLSTGLKDKDGRRNSMMDPEDEVEEPEDEDDYDRFTDEDEDLIEDDEDEEIARFSF
- the LOC108465652 gene encoding uncharacterized protein LOC108465652 encodes the protein MDHRTKSNMENEKNVEPVTDLRLALGYSGRRIERRSSNDLGAGAGANATSRIGMTFAATDPLSEIVWSPHKGLCLKCTECSFLENKRCLVQDTAGPSNAVRSLQEIDTSARSIDEKPIDEQNINTSSLAFPILNTKVSDIDNLGNDKTELCHELQTDNGNSPIGTAALVNLAGKNDPRDVGCRTQLSRSQEKNVATPAENDLQGVGDNECVATSKVSSSESAFEAEKISRLNKEISASKHSPTNSGICRYRRKGKEKALSDGDVKGMMSKDDSHESVESCNSVGEKKWGFEQQLIVGSKRLKKHDGSFMNWISNMMKGFSKPKDETPSLLLTTTAANTNHSHKGHIGNLDAGDKIQNPGHGNTGFQSIFHSIYSPKTKVQGTTPQSENDQAGLELTNKICNVDATPIACHGENFNFLNVFNERFKEPICGSRVGPPTRPKIALITSSPSKRSSEANIAMGVEKDRGSSSSSLGKRKMKTENIDSDPSSEAKTFRNIGYKSNLQGSLWITRFTPKASSSLLNRDTDGAVECLSDCMKPDLCPRNDVNVSNKPEEEASTGLRSFRSEDSQMIASHFVRRLDVLKQIMPSSISENRISSTVTCFFCGREGHHLQNCPEITDTEIEHLLRNMKSSNRYKRLPCVCFRCFELGHWAIACPSASRVQHHSACRASSLARLEVNTELLDKNRDAIAGNATQIDTGKGPSTLYEIIADKMRSNTDMNKEYVSLSYKEIKPWGNFINQQVSDTPKAIFKAVRMLRLSRTDVLKWKNMEPSILHLKGFFLRLRLRKWEEGLGGTGYYVACIAEANSQVAQQNSNKSIVVNVGGMKCSVDSQYISNHDFLEDELTAWLLATTRTGGKLPSEEELTMKVKERRMLGL